Proteins found in one Hirundo rustica isolate bHirRus1 chromosome 9, bHirRus1.pri.v3, whole genome shotgun sequence genomic segment:
- the C8B gene encoding complement component C8 beta chain, which produces MSAPRPVQLLLLLCAVLGTQSAHGLGGQESPSPRDRRSRSVTAPPQPRDCVLSAWSSWSKCDPCQKKRYRFARLEQPSQFSGDPCDYPDREAEECVTSSPCRSRVRCDGFVCAVTGRCIARRLLCNGDDDCGDQSDEKNCKKVFRKCDQKMEEYWGIENLAKGLNIFTNSLEGLVLDHRYYAGGCSPHYITDTRFRKPYNVESYTPETKGKYEFTMTEYDSYSNYESSVLKAKASQTSFSIGIKIPKVFELGYSSNDMRFKKFMRRMKRFSSSSSKFIHARSELAVGVYRMKPRALMLHHQFLQRLRQLPTEYSYGEYRELFRDFGTHFIKEATVGGIYEYTLVMNSDELREAGFTLSNVQKCAQKGFNIGVNFGKFSVGLGVDSAGCKALLKEIGDSTARKKFVEDFVALVRGGASEDIATLAHKDLPTAQLLQQWGDAVQYNPEIIKLKAEPLYELVTPSDVADSMKIKENLRRALDEFQLETSSCHCAPCHGNGIPFLTGTECECLCPLGSSGTACEISRSKDAAVNGNWGCWASWSPCSGGQRTRRRQCNNPAPRDGGSSCSGPDSETAPC; this is translated from the exons ATGAGCGCTCCGCGCCCcgtccagctgctgctgctgctctgtgctgtgctgggcacccaGTCTGCTCACGGCTTGGG TGGCCAGGAGTCCCCGAGCCCCAGGGACAGGCGCTCCCGCTCCGTGACTGCACCGCCGCAACCCCGTGACTGTGTCCTCTCTGCCTGGTCCTCCTGGAGCAAGTGTGACCCCTGCCAGAAGAAGAGG TACAGATTTGCCCGCCTGGAACAGCCCTCTCAGTTCAGTGGAGACCCCTGTGATTACCCTGACAGAGAAGCTGAGGAGTGTGTCACGAGCAGCCCTTGCAGGAGCAGAGTTCGGTGTGATGGGTTTGTGTGTGCAGTTACAG GGAGATGCATTGCACGGAGGCTGCTCTGCAATGGGGATGATGACTGTGGGGACCAGTCAGATgagaaaaactgcaaaaaagTGTTCAGGAAATGTGACCAGAAGATGGAAGAGTACTGGGGAATAGAGAATCTGGCTAAAGG GTTGAACATCTTCACAAACAGCTTGGAAGGGCTGGTCCTTGATCACAGGTACTACGCTGGGGGATGTTCTCCCCATTACATCACGGACACGAGGTTCAGGAAGCCGTACAACGTGGAAAGCTACACACCAGAG ACCAAAGGCAAATATGAATTTACAATGACTGAATATGACTCCTACTCAAATTATGAAAGCAGCGTCCTGAAGGCAAAAGCTTCACAGACAAGCTTCAGCATCGGTATAAAAATACCAAAAGTGTTTGAACTTGGTTACAGTTCAAATGACATGAGGTTCAAGAAGTTCATGCGGAGGATGAAAAGATTTTCATCAAGT TCCAGCAAGTTCATCCACGCCCGCTCCGAGCTGGCTGTCGGTGTTTACAGGATGAAGCCCCGAGCCCTGATGCTGCATCACCAGTTCCTGCAGCGCCTCCGGCAGCTCCCCACCGAGTACAGCTACGGGGAATACCGGGAGCTCTTCAGGGATTTTGGGACACACTTCATCAAGGAGGCCACTGTGGGAGGCATCTACGAATACACTTTGGTCATGAACAGCGACGAGCTCCGCGAGGCGG GTTTTACTCTGAGCAATGTCCAGAAATGTGCGCAGAAGGGCTTTAACATCGGTGTGAATTTTGGTAAATTCTCTGTGGGGCTTGGAGTAGATTCAGCTGGCTGTAAAGCCCTTTTGAAAGAGATTGGAG ACAGCACTGCCAGGAAGAAGTTTGTGGAGGATTTTGTGGCGCTGGTCCGTGGTGGAGCGAGTGAAGACATCGCCACGCTGGCCCACAAGGACCTGCCCAcggcccagctcctgcagcagtgggGAGATGCTGTGCAGTACAACCCTGAGATCATAAAGCTGAAG GCAGAGCCACTGTATGAGCTGGTGACTCCCTCTGACGTGGCTGATTCCATGAAAATTAAGGAGAACCTGCGCCGGGCTCTGGATGAGTTCCAGCTGGAGACCAGCTCCTGTCACTGTGCTCCATGCCATGGGAATGGCATCCCCTTCCTGACAG GAACAGAGTGTGAGTGCTTGTGTCCCCTCGGCTCCAGCGGCACTGCCTGTGAGATCAGCAGGAGCAAAG atgCTGCTGTTAATGGGAACTGGGGGTGCTGGGCCAGCTGGTCCCCGTGTTCAGGAGGTCAGAGGACAAGAAGGCGACAGTGCAACAACCCTGCCCCACGGGATGGTGGCTCCTCCTGCTCGGGGCCAGACTCTGAGACAGCTCCTTGCTAG